The window AAAACACCCACTAAAATAAATCAGTAAGATATGCCACATAAAGTCGTTATATTTTATTCTAATATGCAATCATTTGAGAGACCATTAACCAAAACGATAAACAGGTGCTTGAGTGTATACCAAGCACCTGTTTATCGTTTCAAACGAGTTTGAATCATTTCACCTCTTCTACTTCCCGCCACACAAAATTGGAAGTTCGGTGTTGAATGAGCCATTGCCCTTCTTGTTTCACCAGCTGATCCTGGTAAATGGTGTATAGGGTAGTTTTCATGGTTTTCCCCTCCTGATCGCCTACCAGAATGACCCGGCAATACGACGTAGTCTCTGCACGATCACCCTGTAAATCAATGGTTTGTTGCCCATTCTGGTGATACACCGTATGGAAATTCGCCAGGAAGCCGGAGAACACCTCTTGGAGTTGCGCCCGACCTTGCAACAAAGAAGATCGCTCACCGTTGGCGTACGATTCCACGACGCCGTCGGGGGTGAACAGCATCACCTGCTTCTCGATTTCTTTGGTATCGGCTAAAATTGAGAATTCATCCACGACATGCTTGATCGCCTGCTTGTCTTCGAGGGCGGAGAGGCGTTG is drawn from Catalinimonas alkaloidigena and contains these coding sequences:
- a CDS encoding nuclear transport factor 2 family protein: QRLSALEDKQAIKHVVDEFSILADTKEIEKQVMLFTPDGVVESYANGERSSLLQGRAQLQEVFSGFLANFHTVYHQNGQQTIDLQGDRAETTSYCRVILVGDQEGKTMKTTLYTIYQDQLVKQEGQWLIQHRTSNFVWREVEEVK